The following proteins are co-located in the Desulfomonile tiedjei genome:
- a CDS encoding branched-chain amino acid ABC transporter permease, with the protein MSIDPSMLVAQFVSGLCRGMILFLMASGLTLVFGVMRVINFAHGSFYMLAAYMAYSLTQLFMGAGYGFWIALIVVPCAIGVVGGAVEYFLLRRIYEKEHLLQILLTYALIFIFNDAVKLLWGSDMRIVRMPPQLEGSVNLLGQAFPAYYFFIIGTGLAVAVGMWFILNTTKLGKLMRAASEQGDMVGLLGYNVGTLFTLVFMVATGLAGLAGVVIAPTVRLALGMDVLIIIECFLVVIIGGLGNVWGALLAALITGQTYAFGILVLEKYAMAFLFALAALIIIFRPSGLLGKTTR; encoded by the coding sequence ATGAGTATAGACCCTTCAATGTTGGTGGCGCAGTTCGTCAGCGGGTTATGTCGCGGCATGATCCTGTTCCTTATGGCCTCCGGCCTTACCCTGGTATTCGGGGTGATGCGCGTAATAAATTTTGCTCATGGGTCTTTCTACATGTTGGCCGCCTATATGGCCTATTCTCTCACCCAGCTTTTCATGGGGGCCGGCTATGGATTCTGGATTGCGTTGATCGTGGTACCGTGCGCGATAGGCGTTGTCGGAGGAGCTGTGGAATATTTCCTGCTGCGAAGGATCTACGAGAAGGAGCATTTGCTGCAGATTCTTCTGACCTATGCGCTGATATTCATTTTCAACGATGCCGTCAAGCTGCTCTGGGGATCGGACATGAGGATCGTGAGAATGCCCCCGCAGCTTGAAGGGTCAGTGAACCTCTTGGGGCAGGCCTTTCCTGCTTATTACTTTTTCATAATAGGCACAGGCCTGGCTGTGGCAGTGGGCATGTGGTTCATTCTGAACACCACCAAGCTCGGCAAGCTGATGAGGGCGGCTTCGGAACAGGGCGATATGGTCGGCTTGCTGGGCTACAATGTGGGGACTTTGTTCACTTTGGTCTTCATGGTGGCTACGGGTCTGGCGGGGCTGGCCGGTGTTGTAATTGCGCCTACCGTCAGGCTGGCTCTAGGAATGGACGTTTTGATCATCATCGAATGCTTTCTGGTGGTCATAATCGGGGGCTTGGGAAACGTATGGGGAGCACTCCTTGCCGCTCTTATAACCGGCCAAACCTACGCTTTCGGCATACTGGTTCTGGAAAAGTATGCCATGGCTTTTCTCTTTGCTTTGGCCGCCTTGATCATAATATTCAGGCCTTCAGGCCTGCTGGGTAAAACGACTAGGTAA
- a CDS encoding branched-chain amino acid ABC transporter permease yields MKLGTVGKICWGLALGAVFIALPFVVESVSQYYLYLITKILVWTLFAMSFNLVLGYGGMMSFGHAAFFGAGAYACGLLLVKTSCPTVVAFLAAPLAASVVGGMIGYFCVKIRGTFYFATLTLSFSQLLYILVYKWRSFTYGDDGIQGIPVPELLSTLESYVNYYFFALAVTLVCIYVLWRITKSPFGLILRTMRENTERANFIGVNVNNYRLVAFVVSAFFSGVAGALFTFLETSLSPEILFWSSSGEVILMGLLGGMHLFLGPALGAAIMVLLNSFLTSYTQYWGMVLGVTLVLIVLFFPEGVGGLIKEKLGFSSKRKKV; encoded by the coding sequence ATGAAGCTCGGAACCGTCGGGAAGATTTGCTGGGGATTAGCTCTGGGGGCTGTTTTTATTGCGCTGCCTTTCGTGGTGGAGTCGGTTTCGCAATACTATTTATATCTAATAACTAAAATACTCGTCTGGACCCTGTTTGCCATGAGTTTCAATCTGGTGCTCGGGTACGGGGGTATGATGTCGTTCGGCCACGCGGCTTTTTTCGGTGCGGGCGCGTACGCGTGCGGCTTGCTCCTGGTGAAAACCTCGTGCCCGACGGTTGTAGCGTTCCTGGCCGCTCCGCTGGCGGCTTCGGTGGTCGGGGGCATGATAGGCTATTTCTGTGTAAAAATAAGGGGCACGTTCTATTTTGCCACCCTTACACTATCCTTCTCGCAACTCCTTTACATCCTGGTCTACAAATGGCGGAGCTTTACGTACGGCGACGACGGCATCCAGGGAATACCGGTTCCCGAGCTGCTTTCCACACTTGAATCCTATGTGAATTATTACTTCTTCGCGCTGGCGGTCACACTGGTATGCATTTACGTTTTGTGGCGGATTACGAAATCCCCCTTCGGGCTGATTCTGCGGACTATGCGAGAAAACACGGAACGCGCCAATTTTATTGGCGTGAATGTAAACAACTACAGGCTCGTGGCCTTTGTGGTATCCGCTTTCTTCTCAGGCGTTGCAGGAGCGCTGTTCACTTTTCTCGAAACATCTTTGTCACCTGAAATCCTCTTCTGGAGTTCCTCAGGCGAAGTCATACTCATGGGATTGCTCGGCGGCATGCACCTTTTCTTGGGCCCGGCGCTCGGCGCGGCAATAATGGTGCTCCTGAACAGTTTTCTCACCTCTTACACTCAGTATTGGGGAATGGTCCTGGGCGTGACTCTAGTTTTGATAGTTTTGTTCTTCCCTGAAGGCGTCGGCGGCCTCATCAAAGAAAAGCTCGGATTCTCTTCCAAAAGGAAAAAGGTTTAA
- a CDS encoding ABC transporter substrate-binding protein, with the protein MRFSARCRYAGLVLGLAAVMVFSVTLVASAAEKPIKIGMIDCYTGGAAAFTKPALIGWQMVVEEINAKGGINGRKIEILTRDDKFKADEALAHARELTLKENVDFLAGTVNSSGALAVSEFAKQKKKLFMVHISRSHRITGDKGHKYVFRGCPSAAIEGLAGSRYASQQPYKNWYIIGDDYEYGHSIAENFWDGLKKIKPDVEKVGDVWPKVGETDYTPYLTALAAKKPDAVYAAFGASGLIAFMKQAKLFGLFEQFPVYAFALSDSLFPKALKEDMPIGAYGGVNYLWYYPDTPQNKEFVKQYLDFTTKAGAPDPYPSGIGSFAGYCCAKFLTEAIRKAGTTDTEKVIAALEGLTIDTPIGKIKMRECDHQAETPAFWGKIVKVDGFPFPVIKDVVTTPAGETMPSCAEIAEARKTAK; encoded by the coding sequence ATGCGGTTCAGTGCTAGATGCCGATATGCCGGGCTGGTCTTGGGCCTCGCGGCAGTCATGGTTTTCTCGGTTACCTTGGTGGCCTCAGCTGCGGAGAAACCGATCAAGATCGGAATGATTGACTGCTACACCGGAGGAGCGGCGGCGTTTACCAAGCCTGCCCTCATAGGTTGGCAAATGGTGGTTGAAGAGATCAATGCAAAAGGGGGGATCAATGGCCGAAAGATAGAGATCCTGACCCGTGACGACAAGTTCAAGGCGGATGAAGCCCTCGCGCACGCCAGAGAGTTGACCCTCAAAGAAAACGTCGATTTCCTTGCCGGGACCGTAAATAGCAGTGGCGCCCTTGCTGTTTCCGAGTTCGCTAAGCAGAAGAAGAAGCTTTTCATGGTTCACATTTCCAGGAGTCACCGGATCACCGGCGACAAGGGCCACAAATATGTGTTCCGAGGATGCCCCAGCGCTGCTATTGAAGGGCTGGCGGGAAGCCGATATGCGTCCCAGCAACCTTATAAGAACTGGTACATTATTGGCGATGATTATGAATACGGCCACTCGATTGCCGAGAATTTCTGGGACGGACTGAAAAAGATAAAGCCTGACGTGGAAAAAGTCGGCGATGTGTGGCCCAAGGTTGGAGAGACCGATTATACTCCTTATCTGACGGCTTTGGCCGCGAAGAAACCCGACGCTGTGTACGCGGCTTTCGGGGCTTCCGGACTGATTGCTTTCATGAAGCAGGCCAAGCTCTTTGGCCTTTTCGAGCAATTTCCGGTATACGCCTTTGCCCTGTCAGACTCGCTGTTCCCTAAAGCTCTGAAGGAAGACATGCCTATAGGCGCGTACGGCGGGGTAAATTACCTTTGGTACTATCCGGATACCCCACAAAACAAGGAATTTGTGAAACAATATCTCGACTTCACTACCAAGGCCGGCGCGCCCGATCCCTATCCCTCGGGAATTGGGAGTTTTGCGGGCTACTGCTGTGCCAAGTTCCTCACCGAGGCGATACGAAAAGCCGGGACCACGGACACTGAGAAAGTAATCGCGGCTCTGGAAGGTCTCACCATTGACACGCCAATTGGCAAGATCAAGATGCGAGAGTGCGATCATCAGGCGGAAACTCCGGCTTTTTGGGGGAAAATAGTCAAGGTCGATGGGTTTCCGTTCCCCGTGATCAAAGATGTGGTCACTACCCCGGCGGGAGAGACGATGCCTTCCTGCGCAGAGATCGCGGAAGCCAGGAAAACAGCCAAGTAG
- a CDS encoding (Fe-S)-binding protein, producing the protein MFSQAIEQDLHHCRKCGMCQQVCPTYKITRQEYFAPRGRAQIVKHYLEGDLKISPRVEQALMSCMLCDACAAFCPSGVRIDRLFRNMRLELDHIFGKPFSKRILFSALSKSSRAWKASAAARAGQSLLVDTLGLQLKVGNIPIEKLPRPNKKPFRQTTPEKLSPKNKKVGRVAYFVGCATDLIYGDVGNAMLEVLLRLGIEVVVPQDQVCCSAPMFLSGAAKQALPNIFKNLDIFDSVDVDAIVVDCATCGSALKKGIPELLEDLGMDAEKSKRVAAKVKDISQIVAEHVDDLPIQDSCSGEPLSVTYHDPCHLIRGMGVSEEPRKILRSLPGVSLVNMEGANECCGGGGSYQFDNVDLSREITLKKKHNIFATGAKIVATGCPGCRLTLAGNLSDDDCTEVVHTIELVRRSLAKEPE; encoded by the coding sequence ATGTTTTCCCAGGCAATCGAACAAGATCTGCACCACTGTCGTAAATGCGGGATGTGCCAGCAGGTGTGCCCCACCTACAAGATTACCAGGCAGGAATACTTTGCCCCGAGGGGGAGAGCGCAGATCGTGAAGCATTATCTGGAAGGCGACCTGAAGATCTCTCCCAGAGTGGAACAGGCCTTGATGAGCTGCATGTTGTGCGACGCCTGCGCAGCCTTTTGTCCGTCCGGCGTTCGGATCGACAGGCTGTTCAGAAACATGCGACTGGAACTTGACCATATTTTCGGCAAGCCATTTTCCAAGAGGATCCTTTTCTCGGCCCTGAGCAAGAGTTCGCGAGCCTGGAAAGCTTCGGCCGCAGCTCGAGCAGGGCAAAGCCTTCTTGTGGACACACTGGGATTGCAGTTGAAGGTCGGCAACATCCCAATCGAGAAATTGCCAAGGCCTAACAAAAAGCCTTTCCGGCAAACAACACCGGAAAAGCTGTCGCCTAAAAACAAAAAGGTCGGTCGAGTCGCATATTTTGTAGGTTGCGCTACGGACCTGATCTACGGCGATGTGGGAAACGCGATGCTGGAAGTATTGCTTCGATTGGGCATAGAAGTGGTAGTTCCGCAGGATCAGGTGTGCTGCTCCGCTCCGATGTTCCTCAGCGGCGCGGCCAAACAGGCGTTGCCGAATATCTTCAAGAACCTGGATATTTTCGATAGCGTTGACGTTGACGCGATAGTGGTAGATTGCGCCACCTGCGGTTCAGCCTTGAAGAAAGGCATTCCGGAACTTCTCGAAGATCTGGGCATGGACGCGGAAAAGTCGAAAAGGGTCGCGGCAAAGGTGAAAGACATCTCGCAAATTGTGGCCGAGCACGTCGACGATTTGCCGATTCAAGACTCGTGTTCCGGTGAACCTCTTTCCGTGACCTACCATGATCCGTGTCACCTGATCCGTGGCATGGGCGTTAGTGAAGAGCCCAGGAAAATACTGCGATCTCTTCCCGGTGTAAGTCTGGTGAACATGGAAGGAGCGAACGAATGTTGCGGCGGCGGGGGCTCGTACCAATTCGATAACGTCGATCTCTCACGGGAAATTACCTTAAAGAAGAAACACAACATATTTGCAACCGGCGCGAAAATAGTGGCCACAGGATGTCCCGGCTGCCGCCTTACCCTTGCCGGGAACCTCTCCGACGACGATTGCACGGAAGTCGTGCATACAATAGAGCTTGTCAGGAGGTCCCTTGCCAAGGAGCCGGAATAG
- a CDS encoding ABC transporter ATP-binding protein produces the protein MAILELKGLTKTFGGVVAVGGVDLSVEQGRIYSVIGPNGAGKTTLFNMISGFYLCDRGQVIFKGRDVTGFKPEQTVKLGMGRSFQVTKIFPKLTVFENVQAAVLFNQGQGLNLFSDSTNMAHEETRAVLAQVNLLHKADELAGVLSAGDMKRLELGIVLGTRPEMILLDEPTCGMSATETTGTIDLIRKINRDTGTTVLFTEHKMDMVFSVSAHITVMNFGVVIASGSPEEVHNDKRVREIYLGEG, from the coding sequence ATGGCTATCCTGGAACTGAAGGGCCTCACGAAAACATTCGGTGGTGTTGTTGCCGTTGGAGGAGTTGACCTCAGTGTGGAACAGGGCCGAATCTACAGTGTTATCGGCCCCAATGGAGCGGGAAAGACCACGCTCTTCAACATGATAAGCGGATTCTACCTTTGCGACCGCGGGCAGGTCATTTTCAAAGGCCGGGACGTGACCGGGTTCAAGCCGGAACAGACTGTCAAACTGGGCATGGGCAGATCCTTTCAGGTGACGAAGATCTTTCCGAAGCTGACGGTGTTTGAAAACGTGCAGGCCGCGGTTCTGTTCAACCAGGGACAAGGCCTGAACCTGTTTTCGGACTCCACCAACATGGCTCACGAAGAAACCCGGGCCGTGCTGGCTCAGGTGAATCTGCTCCACAAAGCGGACGAACTTGCCGGAGTGCTTTCTGCAGGCGACATGAAAAGGTTGGAGTTGGGCATTGTCCTGGGCACGCGGCCTGAAATGATACTCCTGGACGAGCCGACCTGCGGGATGTCCGCCACCGAGACAACGGGCACTATCGATCTTATTCGGAAAATAAACCGCGACACCGGGACGACGGTCTTGTTTACCGAACATAAGATGGACATGGTCTTTTCGGTATCCGCGCACATTACCGTGATGAATTTCGGCGTGGTGATCGCCTCAGGATCTCCGGAGGAGGTCCACAACGATAAGAGGGTCCGGGAAATATATCTGGGCGAGGGCTGA
- a CDS encoding ABC transporter ATP-binding protein yields MFLEVNKINTFYDIFQAVFDVSVQLDKGEVVCLLGRNGAGKTTTLSSIVGLNPPKSGSVKFKGVDLTGKKPYEIARMGMGFVPENRWIFSELTVKDNLELGCRGKNSRQVSAALERIYSLFPRLKDLMNRAGGTLSGGEQQMLTIARSLMGEPELLLLDELTIGLAPIVVQLLKRQIEKLKSERLTILLTEQNALFALDVSDRAYVIDKGTIVYEGTVQSLRQDQELMTKYLGV; encoded by the coding sequence ATGTTTCTAGAAGTAAACAAAATCAACACTTTTTATGACATTTTCCAGGCTGTTTTCGATGTCTCCGTGCAGCTCGACAAAGGCGAGGTTGTTTGCCTTCTGGGAAGGAACGGAGCCGGCAAGACAACCACCTTGAGCAGCATAGTCGGCCTGAACCCACCGAAGTCGGGAAGTGTCAAGTTCAAAGGCGTGGATCTGACGGGGAAAAAACCCTACGAGATCGCGCGCATGGGAATGGGATTCGTGCCTGAGAACCGGTGGATCTTCAGCGAGCTGACGGTCAAAGACAATTTGGAGCTTGGTTGCCGCGGAAAGAACTCCAGGCAGGTTTCGGCAGCCCTGGAAAGAATTTACTCGCTTTTCCCCAGGCTCAAGGACCTGATGAATCGAGCCGGCGGGACCTTGAGCGGCGGTGAACAGCAGATGCTCACCATAGCGCGTTCTCTCATGGGAGAACCGGAGCTGCTGTTGCTCGACGAGCTGACAATCGGACTCGCGCCCATCGTGGTACAACTGCTCAAACGCCAGATCGAGAAACTCAAATCAGAGCGGCTGACCATATTATTGACCGAACAGAACGCTCTATTCGCGCTTGACGTGAGCGACCGCGCGTATGTAATCGACAAAGGCACAATAGTCTACGAAGGGACCGTTCAGAGCCTCAGACAGGACCAGGAGCTTATGACCAAGTACCTGGGGGTTTGA
- a CDS encoding ankyrin repeat domain-containing protein has product MALKMNGRRIECKKMLLVGLLLGLLSWAAPVAGSDNIDELTSACSFGKIEKVTQLLNEGVDVNGRDKAGDTPLTHGVRRDKPAIVGLLLDKAADPNLKDTVGDPPLLVALKTWKNIGIVKLLLEKGADPNIAGQMGDTPLIEAARWGNTELVTLLLQHGADVNKKGHLGATPLIAACITTSAGRTPTLKALIDGGADVTLKDQFGFTALTVARRNKNEELVKFLTERGVKE; this is encoded by the coding sequence TTGGCTTTGAAGATGAATGGACGGCGTATTGAATGCAAAAAGATGTTGCTGGTCGGCCTGTTGTTAGGACTGTTGTCTTGGGCTGCTCCTGTCGCCGGTTCCGACAACATCGACGAACTGACGAGCGCGTGTTCTTTCGGAAAAATTGAGAAGGTGACCCAGCTCCTCAACGAGGGAGTTGATGTCAACGGTCGAGACAAGGCGGGCGACACTCCTCTCACGCATGGGGTGCGCAGAGACAAACCCGCGATTGTCGGGCTTCTTTTGGATAAGGCCGCGGATCCGAATCTCAAGGACACAGTGGGCGATCCGCCTCTATTAGTGGCCTTGAAGACCTGGAAGAATATTGGCATTGTGAAGTTGCTCTTGGAAAAGGGAGCCGATCCCAATATAGCCGGCCAAATGGGCGACACGCCTTTGATCGAAGCCGCAAGGTGGGGCAATACGGAACTGGTGACCCTTCTTCTCCAACATGGCGCTGACGTCAACAAAAAGGGCCATCTTGGGGCCACTCCTTTGATCGCCGCGTGCATAACCACGTCCGCGGGGCGTACTCCAACGCTCAAGGCCCTCATCGACGGTGGGGCAGATGTGACGCTAAAGGATCAGTTTGGATTTACTGCCCTCACGGTCGCCAGGAGGAATAAGAATGAAGAGTTGGTGAAATTCCTCACTGAGCGCGGGGTGAAAGAATAG
- a CDS encoding FAD-binding protein translates to MRDEIKKELAKIVGPDRATDAPEHLVTYSFDAYTEEHLPEIVLFPVTTEEVSAIMKVAYREDVPVTPRGGGSNLAGESIPIRGGIVVCLTKMDKILAIDTGSLTATVQPGVVNLDLQKAVEKLGFMYPPDPASWAVATMGGTVATNAGGPRTLKYGVTKDYLLGLTVVLANGDVLKTGGRTLKNVTGYNLTTLLCGSEGTLGIITEIIVRLVPRPLASRTVRADFVKLEDCSDAVSAILAGGIIPASLELMDQFTVRAVEKSFNLGLPVDVEGILLIQVDGGPETLEREVKQIEAVLKEKHAVNIVSAADAAEADRLWLARRSAGTALMRIKPNIVTEDVTVPVSNLTAMIRKVVEICERNGISVGVFAHAGDGNLHPCMVFDRRDEEEYQRVLKACDELVPEALALGGTLSGEHGIGLAKAPFMPLAMDSVALRVMHGIKDYFDPKGILNPGKFV, encoded by the coding sequence ATGAGGGATGAAATAAAGAAGGAGCTTGCGAAAATAGTCGGTCCGGATCGGGCCACTGATGCGCCTGAACATCTTGTGACTTATTCGTTCGATGCCTATACCGAAGAGCATCTTCCGGAGATCGTACTCTTTCCTGTTACTACGGAAGAAGTATCGGCCATCATGAAAGTTGCATACCGGGAAGACGTTCCCGTGACTCCGAGGGGAGGAGGCAGCAACCTGGCCGGGGAAAGCATCCCGATTCGGGGCGGTATTGTCGTCTGCCTGACCAAAATGGACAAAATTCTCGCAATTGATACAGGTAGCCTTACGGCCACGGTACAGCCCGGAGTGGTGAATCTCGATCTTCAGAAGGCGGTTGAAAAGCTCGGCTTTATGTATCCGCCGGACCCGGCTTCCTGGGCTGTGGCCACCATGGGGGGCACGGTGGCAACCAACGCGGGAGGACCTCGGACTCTGAAGTACGGCGTGACCAAGGACTATTTGCTGGGGCTGACTGTTGTCCTCGCCAACGGTGATGTGCTGAAGACAGGTGGACGCACTCTGAAGAACGTGACGGGGTACAACCTGACAACGCTTCTGTGCGGTTCAGAAGGCACCCTTGGGATCATCACGGAAATAATAGTACGCCTGGTCCCCAGGCCGCTCGCAAGTCGGACGGTTCGGGCCGACTTCGTCAAGCTCGAAGATTGCTCCGATGCGGTGTCAGCCATCCTGGCCGGCGGCATCATTCCCGCCTCGCTGGAGCTTATGGATCAGTTCACAGTAAGAGCGGTTGAGAAATCCTTCAACTTGGGACTGCCAGTTGATGTGGAAGGAATACTCCTCATTCAGGTGGACGGCGGTCCTGAAACCCTGGAACGAGAGGTCAAGCAGATTGAAGCTGTTCTCAAGGAAAAGCACGCGGTAAACATCGTCAGCGCCGCGGACGCTGCCGAAGCGGACCGTTTGTGGTTGGCCCGACGATCCGCGGGGACTGCCTTGATGCGGATCAAGCCGAACATTGTAACGGAAGACGTTACAGTGCCGGTTTCCAATCTCACCGCGATGATAAGGAAGGTCGTGGAAATCTGCGAGCGCAACGGGATTTCCGTAGGTGTGTTCGCGCATGCAGGCGATGGGAATCTTCATCCCTGCATGGTGTTCGATCGGCGAGATGAAGAAGAATACCAAAGAGTCCTAAAGGCCTGTGACGAACTGGTTCCCGAAGCATTGGCCCTGGGCGGGACCCTTTCAGGCGAACACGGTATCGGGCTGGCCAAGGCACCCTTCATGCCACTGGCAATGGATAGCGTCGCGCTCAGAGTGATGCACGGCATTAAGGACTACTTCGATCCAAAAGGAATTCTCAATCCGGGCAAGTTCGTCTGA
- a CDS encoding ankyrin repeat domain-containing protein → MKNYRTPAIAKQWLAVVFVLALQLWVGVGRAAPFLDEQLIDAASKGDLEWVKSRIDMGADVNAKDQHCWTALMMAAKRGHAYVVKLLLDRGAEVNDKAARGETALMEASRRDRVEIVNLLLKKGAHLSAKDDLGRTALMIATENGHSRIIELLKAHGAGSLQEQLVDAAKIGDLAAVKTLLAKGADANGQDHDGQTALTEASFAGHLNVVEFLLAKGAEISGTNDDGFTALIGAAPKGHMEIVRLLLNKGADINAKSNRGVTALQLAATEGHSELLRLFLEKGADINAKDTFGFTALMNGASNGDLKVVRLLLDKGADVNAKSKDGFTALELAAAEGRLEVVTLLLNRGSDINAKDQQGGTALMAAAKNGRLAVARLLVDKGADLGARTLKNMTALKIAEAGDQKEIVKYLKAVGAKE, encoded by the coding sequence ATGAAAAATTACCGCACTCCCGCGATCGCGAAGCAATGGTTGGCGGTGGTTTTTGTCTTGGCCTTGCAGTTGTGGGTCGGGGTCGGAAGGGCAGCGCCCTTCCTCGATGAGCAACTCATCGACGCAGCAAGCAAAGGGGATCTGGAGTGGGTCAAGAGTCGTATTGACATGGGAGCTGACGTCAATGCAAAGGATCAGCATTGCTGGACGGCACTGATGATGGCTGCCAAACGGGGGCACGCGTACGTGGTGAAACTCCTTCTGGATAGGGGCGCTGAGGTCAATGACAAGGCTGCAAGAGGAGAAACGGCGCTGATGGAGGCTTCCAGAAGGGATCGCGTAGAGATAGTCAACCTGCTTTTGAAAAAGGGAGCCCATCTCAGTGCCAAGGATGACCTGGGCAGGACGGCATTGATGATCGCTACCGAGAACGGTCACAGCCGGATCATAGAACTTCTCAAAGCCCACGGAGCGGGGTCTCTGCAAGAGCAACTCGTGGACGCTGCAAAGATCGGCGATCTGGCGGCGGTCAAAACCCTTTTGGCTAAAGGCGCTGACGCAAATGGACAGGACCACGATGGACAAACGGCTCTGACAGAGGCGTCCTTTGCGGGACATCTCAATGTGGTCGAGTTTCTTTTGGCTAAGGGCGCTGAAATCAGTGGAACAAATGACGATGGCTTCACAGCTCTGATAGGGGCTGCGCCGAAGGGTCACATGGAAATAGTGCGGCTACTCCTGAACAAGGGCGCTGATATCAATGCAAAGAGCAATCGGGGCGTCACAGCCTTGCAACTAGCTGCAACGGAAGGTCACTCGGAGCTTTTGAGGCTCTTTCTGGAAAAGGGCGCTGATATCAATGCGAAGGACACATTTGGATTCACAGCGTTAATGAACGGGGCCAGTAACGGTGACCTAAAGGTGGTGAGGCTACTGTTGGATAAGGGCGCTGATGTCAATGCAAAGAGCAAGGATGGCTTCACAGCCTTGGAACTGGCTGCTGCAGAAGGTCGCTTGGAGGTGGTGACGCTACTTTTGAATAGGGGGTCTGATATCAATGCGAAGGATCAGCAAGGCGGGACAGCCCTGATGGCTGCTGCGAAGAACGGTCGCCTGGCGGTGGCCAGATTGCTTGTGGACAAGGGCGCCGATTTAGGAGCCAGGACCCTGAAAAACATGACCGCCCTAAAGATCGCAGAAGCGGGAGATCAGAAAGAGATCGTAAAATACCTCAAGGCAGTTGGGGCAAAGGAATAG
- a CDS encoding Coenzyme F420 hydrogenase/dehydrogenase, beta subunit C-terminal domain: MKGATVQQAGILEELYERVIAQGVCAACGACVGQCPYLTKFKGKTVKLDSCTRSEGRCYAYCPAVSFDEAVVAREVFAAQYDGDGLGNWIEAKASRSTSGEIASVAQAGGTVTSLMVMALEKGLIDAAVLTASGGPDGFARGVVATTADEIKACTGSKFIGAHSLEALRQALDRGFNRIGVVGLPCQIRSVRKMQVYDLKKENLKGRIVLLVGLFCNWTFSAREFNSLLSMRWPNKEIKKYDIPPPPANTLNIETADGVESISLDELRPLIQSACQRCPDMTSEFADISVGMFEGRPGWNTMLIRTKTGMNSVKTAEESLILAIEPFPEENLAHLRQASLNKRSRAMSAQP; this comes from the coding sequence GTGAAAGGAGCAACAGTGCAGCAAGCCGGCATACTGGAAGAACTGTATGAGCGAGTCATTGCCCAGGGGGTATGCGCTGCCTGTGGCGCATGCGTCGGACAATGCCCTTACCTCACGAAATTCAAGGGCAAAACGGTTAAATTGGATTCATGCACCCGATCCGAGGGCCGATGCTACGCGTACTGCCCCGCCGTGTCCTTCGACGAGGCTGTTGTCGCACGAGAGGTCTTTGCCGCCCAGTACGACGGGGACGGCCTAGGCAATTGGATTGAAGCCAAAGCATCCCGATCGACCTCCGGTGAAATAGCTTCGGTTGCGCAAGCCGGCGGCACAGTCACCTCCTTGATGGTCATGGCGTTGGAAAAAGGTCTCATCGACGCGGCTGTCCTCACCGCTTCCGGCGGTCCCGATGGGTTTGCCCGTGGGGTGGTTGCAACTACTGCTGACGAAATAAAAGCCTGCACAGGATCGAAGTTCATCGGGGCCCATTCTTTGGAGGCTTTGCGACAGGCTTTGGACAGAGGTTTCAATCGAATCGGAGTGGTCGGACTTCCCTGTCAAATCAGGTCGGTTCGTAAAATGCAGGTCTATGACCTGAAAAAGGAAAACCTTAAAGGACGAATCGTGCTCCTGGTGGGGCTGTTCTGCAACTGGACGTTTTCAGCGCGGGAATTCAACTCACTTCTCTCCATGCGATGGCCCAATAAGGAGATCAAGAAATATGACATTCCTCCGCCGCCGGCAAATACTCTGAACATTGAAACCGCGGACGGAGTGGAATCCATCTCCCTTGACGAACTCCGCCCTCTGATTCAAAGCGCTTGTCAACGATGCCCTGACATGACTTCTGAATTTGCCGACATATCGGTAGGCATGTTCGAGGGCAGGCCCGGGTGGAATACCATGCTAATCAGGACAAAAACCGGAATGAATTCGGTGAAAACCGCGGAAGAAAGCCTAATCCTGGCGATCGAGCCTTTTCCGGAAGAGAATCTCGCCCATTTGAGGCAGGCTTCCTTGAACAAGAGAAGCCGAGCAATGTCGGCCCAACCATGA